One stretch of Leishmania infantum JPCM5 genome chromosome 22 DNA includes these proteins:
- a CDS encoding putative CCR4 associated factor: MTSKHTPQPYTMTANTPAWNPETRLPSLSKSAMIRDVWADNLEEEFATIRSLIKDYPFVSLDTEFPGVVAKPVGSFKTTHEFYYQTLRCNVNLLKIIQLGITLLNDKGEVPEHCSTWQFNFRFSIKEDVYAQDSIELLRHGGINFDYFNDFGIEVTHFAELLISSGLVLNSNVRWLAFHAGYDFGYLIKVVCNKDLPEKEEEFLQTLHALFPSMFDLKYLLRFTDVSHSFGLDYLAESLKLRRFGTAHQAGSDSLLTGHCYFKLLRDSFGNTAPVANNGVLYGLSEDAASSVTPSSAQAVTQVNSNSHNFSSPIAYGNGGASSGTFPAAPLNSNMRRS; the protein is encoded by the coding sequence ATGACGTCCAAGCACACCCCTCAGCCGTACACAATGACAGCGAACACGCCGGCATGGAACCCGGAGACGCGGCTTCCGTCCCTTAGCAAGTCCGCAATGATCCGAGACGTTTGGGCTGACAATCTCGAGGAGGAGTTCGCCACGATCCGGTCTCTCATCAAGGACTACCCGTTCGTGTCGCTAGACACGGAATTCCCTGGAGTGGTGGCCAAGCCGGTGGGCAGCTTCAAGACGACGCACGAGTTCTACTACCAAACGCTGCGGTGCAACGTGAACCTCCTCAAGATCATTCAGCTCGGCATCACCCTTCTGAACGACAAGGGCGAGGTCCCGGAGCACTGCTCCACCTGGCAGTTCAACTTCCGCTTCAGCATCAAGGAAGACGTTTACGCGCAAGACAGCATTGAGCTTCTCCGGCATGGCGGCATCAACTTCGACTACTTCAACGACTTCGGGATCGAGGTGACGCACTTTGCGGAACTGCTCATCTCCAGCGGGCTGGTGCTCAACTCCAACGTGCGCTGGCTTGCCTTCCACGCTGGCTACGACTTCGGGTACCTCATCAAGGTGGTGTGCAACAAGGATCTTccggagaaggaggaggagttcCTGCAAACCCTTCATGCTCTCTTCCCGAGCATGTTTGACCTCAAGTATCTTTTGCGCTTCACGGATGTGTCCCACTCCTTTGGACTGGACTACTTAGCGGAGAGCctgaagctgcgccgcttcggcaCGGCGCATCAGGCCGGCAGCGATTCGCTCCTCACGGGCCACTGCTACTTCAAGTTGCTGCGTGATAGCTTTGGCAACACCGCACCGGTGGCCAACAACGGCGTTCTCTACGGTCTTAGCGAGGATGCAGCTTCGTCCGTCACTCCTAGcagcgcgcaggcggtgaCGCAGGTGAATAGCAACTCGCACAACTTCTCAAGCCCCATTGCGTACGGCAATGGCGGCGCAAGCAGCGGTACCTTCCCTGCGGCCCCCCTCAACTCTAACATGCGCAGGTCGTGA